A region of Chiloscyllium plagiosum isolate BGI_BamShark_2017 chromosome 37, ASM401019v2, whole genome shotgun sequence DNA encodes the following proteins:
- the LOC122541588 gene encoding zinc finger protein 227-like, giving the protein MGKRAFTCDVCDKSFSSSSTLLMHQHIHTGEKPFVCSQCGKSFSQSSKLLDHQRVHTGEKPFQCKVCDKSFSQLRYLRIHQCVHTGVKPFHCEVCDKSFSQSGYLRVHQRIHTGEKPFRCMVCDKSFSQSGYLHTHQRVHTGEKPFYCEVCDKSFSQAGYLRIHRRIHAGDKLFKCDVCDKSFPTSLRLLFHQRIHTGEKPFKCDLCDKSFSQSGNLQLHRRVHTGEKPFNCEVCDKSFSHSGSLTLHQRVHTGEKPFSCELCDKSFSWSGSLRIHRRMHTGEKPFKCEVCDKSFARAVFLRTHQRVHTGEKPFHCEVCDKSFTQAGYLHIHQRIHTGEKLFKCEVCDKSFPTSSGLLFHQRIHTGEKPFRCEVCDKSFSSSSNLRIHERVHTGEKPFQCEVCDKSFTQAGYLRTHQRIHTGEKLFKCEVCDKSFPTSQRLLIHQRVHTGEKPFRCEVCDKSFTQSGNLRTHQRVHTGENLLKC; this is encoded by the coding sequence ATGGGAAAAAGAGCATTCACATGCGatgtgtgtgacaaatcattctcatcGTCATCAACCCTCCTCATGCACCAACACATTCAtacaggggagaagccattcgTATGCAGTCAGTGTGGTAAATCATTCTCCCAGTCATCAAAACTCCTTGACCACCAACGtgtccacacgggggagaaacCATTCCAGTGTaaagtgtgtgacaaatcattctcacagtTACGATACCTTCGCATACACCAATGTGTCCACACGGGAGTGAAACCCTTTCATTGTGAAGTGTGCGACAAATCCTTCTCACAGTCAGGATACCTACGAGTACATCAACGCAtccacacaggagagaaaccattTCGATGCatggtgtgtgacaaatcattctcgcAGTCAGGATACCTGCATACACACCAACGTGTCCATACAGGAGAGAAACCTTTCTATTGTGAAGTGTGTGACAAATCCTTCTCACAGGCAGGATACCTCCGCATACACAGACGTATTCATGCAGGagataaattgtttaaatgtgacGTTTGTGACAAGTCATTCCCCACTTCATTAAGACTCCTATTCCATCAGaggattcacactggggagaaaccattcaaatGTGACCTATGTGACAAGTCATTCTCACAGTCAGGAAATCTCCAATTACATCGACgtgttcacacaggggagaaaccattcaactGTGAAGTATGTGACAAGTCTTTCTCACATTCAGGATCCCTGACCCTACACCAGCGTGtacacacaggggagaaaccattcagctGTGAACTGTGTGACAAATCTTTCTCCTGGTCAGGATCCCTCCGCATACACCGACGTATGCACACAGGAGAGAAACCCTTTAAGTGTgaagtgtgtgacaaatcatttgcGCGAGCAGTATTCCTCCGTACACACCAACGTGTGCACACAGGAGAGAAACCCTTCCAttgtgaggtgtgtgacaaatcattcacACAGGCAGGATACCTGCACATACACCaacgtattcacacaggagagaaattgtttaagtgtgaggtgtgtgacaaatcattcccCACGTCATCAGGACTCCTGTTCCATCAGAGGATTCATACTGGAGAAAAACCGTTCCGATGTgaagtgtgtgacaaatcattctcatcATCATCAAACCTCCGCATTCATGAACGCGtccacacaggagagaaacctttccagtgtgaggtgtgtgacaaatcattcacACAGGCAGGATACCTCCGTACACACCaacgtattcacacaggagagaagtTGTTTaagtgtgaggtgtgtgacaaatcattcccCACTTCACAAAGACTCCTGATCCATCAGAGGGTTCACACAGGAGAAAAACCATTCAggtgtgaggtgtgtgacaaatcgTTCACACAGTCAGGGAACCTTCGCACACACCAACGAGTACACACAGGAGAGAACTTGTTGAAGTGTTAG